Proteins from one Nomia melanderi isolate GNS246 chromosome 3, iyNomMela1, whole genome shotgun sequence genomic window:
- the pths gene encoding putative ATP-dependent RNA helicase DDX47, producing the protein MEESNSANNSAQEEDEENVEAASWKDLGIVDVLCKACEDLKWKSPTKIQCEAIPLALQGKDIIGLAETGSGKTAAFALPILQALLENPQRYFALILTPTRELAFQISEQFEALGSSIGVKCAVIVGGMDMMSQALLLAKKPHVLIATPGRLVDHLENTKGFNLRSLKFLVMDEADRILNMDFEVEVDKILRVIPKERRTLLFSATMTKKVQKLQRASLQNPVRVEVSTKYQTVEKLQQYYIFIPVKFKDVYLVHILNELAGNSFMIFCATCNNTVRTALLLRNLGFTAVPLHGQMSQNKRIAALTKFKAKNRSILISTDVASRGLDIPHVDIVINFDIPTHSKDYIHRVGRTARAGRSGRSITFVTQYDVELYQRIEQLISKQLPLYPTVEEEVMVLQERVAEAQRIAKMEMKDIEDNKKSGKRKKGADNNEDDDTEQSIGVRKRIKGKKMGKKG; encoded by the exons ATGGAAGAAAGTAATTCAGCAAATAACTCAGCAcaggaagaagacgaagaaaatgTTGAAGCGGCATCTTGGAAAGATTTG GGAATTGTAGATGTATTATGTAAAGCATGTGAAGATCTAAAATGGAAATCACCTACAAAAATTCAATGTGAGGCTATTCCATTAGCACTACAAG GTAAAGATATAATAGGATTGGCAGAAACTGGATCTGGCAAAACAGCTGCTTTTGCACTTCCTATATTGCAAGCATTGTTAGAAAATCCACAAAGatattttgctttaattttaacACCTACTAGAGAATTGGCATTTCAGATATCAGAACAGTTTGAAGCTTTAG gatCAAGTATTGGTGTAAAATGTGCGGTAATAGTGGGAGGAATGGACATGATGTCTCAAGCACTTCTGTTAGCAAAAAAACCACATGTTTTAATTGCCACTCCTGGAAGGTTGGTTGATCATTTGGAAAACACTAAGGGTTTTAATTTACGGTCATTAaaatttttg gtTATGGATGAAGCAGATCGTATTTTAAATATGGATTTTGAAGTTGAAGTAGACAAAATTCTAAGGGTAATACCCAAAGAAAGGCGGACACTGTTGTTTTCTGCAACAATGACAAAGAAGGTTCAAAAACTTCAACGAGCATCTTTGCAAAATCCAGTTAGAGTGGAAGTTTCAACAAAATACCAAACAGTTGAAAAATtacaacaatattatatatttataccagTGAAATTCAAG GACGTGTATTTAGTACATATACTAAATGAACTAGCAGGCAATAGTTTTATGATTTTCTGTGCAACTTGTAATAATACAGTCAGGACTGCTCTTCTTTTACGAAATTTGGGCTTTACAGCAGTTCCATTACACGGACAAATGTCGCAAAATAAAAGGATAGCTGCTCTTACTAAATTTAAAGCAAAAAATCGGTCTATACTTATTTCTACAGATGTTGCCAGCAG GGGTCTTGATATTCCTCACGTAGATATCGTAATAAATTTCGATATACCTACGCACAGCAAAGATTATATACACAGAGTTGGTCGTACTGCACGAGCTGGTCGTTCCGGTCGTTCCATTACATTCGTAACGCAATACGACGTAGAATTGTATCAAAGAATTGAACAATTGATATCAAAACAATTACCTTTATATCCTACGGTAGAAGAAGAAGTAATGGTACTTCAAGAGAGGGTAGCCGAGGCGCAACGTATCGCAAAAATG gaAATGAAAGATAtcgaagataataaaaaatcagGCAAAAGAAAGAAGGGTGCAGACAACAATGAAGATGATGATACGGAACAATCTATTGGAGTtaggaaaagaataaaaggCAAAAAAATGGGAAAGAAGGGTTGa
- the LOC116428084 gene encoding cytochrome c oxidase assembly protein COX19 produces MTSYTFSQKSLNPVPPEKGSFPLDHEGFCKEPMLKYMRCLFENKNDNTLCRSLAKEYLGCRMDNELMTKEDWVSLGYADQVKET; encoded by the coding sequence ATGACCTCGTACACATTTTCGCAGAAGTCATTAAATCCTGTGCCACCGGAGAAGGGCAGTTTTCCTCTCGATCATGAGGGTTTTTGCAAGGAGCCCATGCTCAAGTATATGCGTTGCTTGTTCGAGAATAAGAACGACAATACATTGTGCAGAAGCTTAGCAAAGGAATACCTTGGTTGCCGAATGGATAATGAATTGATGACAAAAGAAGACTGGGTCTCTCTCGGATACGCTGACCAGGTCAAGGAGACATAA
- the Ppcdc gene encoding phosphopantothenoylcysteine decarboxylase: protein MASSTRKKVLLGCTGSVATIKLPQLIERLWQNNLEVRVVVTEKAKHFLKEAELPPGIQVLSDTVEWAAWQDRGDPVLHIDLVKWADLFLIAPLDANTLGKIASGICDNILTCVARAWNPLKPLVFCPAMNTKMWEHPVTAPQIALLKSWGYKEVTCISKTLMCGDTGMGGMAEVDTIVQTIMRLLNPWDPYSPPDLRL, encoded by the exons ATGGCGAGCAGCACTAGGAAGAAAGTTCTGCTTGGTTGTACTGGTAGTGTAGCTACGATTAAACTGCCACAGTTAATAGAAAGATTATGGCAAAACAATTTGGAAGTAAGAGTAGTAGTTACAGAGAAAGCAAAGCATTTTTTAAAGGAGGCAGAGTTGCCTCCAGGGATTCAAGTTCTATCAGATACGGTAGAATGGGCTGCATGGCAAGACAGAGGAGATCCGGTGTTGCATATCGATTTAGTTAAGTGGGCTGATTTATTCTTAATCGCTCCGTTAGATGCTAATACACTTGGCAAGATAGCTAGCGGTATATGTGATAATATCCTGACCTGTGTCGCACGTGCCTGGAATCCTTTGAAGCCATTGGTGTTTTGTCCTGCTATGAATACGAAGATGTGGGAACACCCTGTTACTGCACCACAG ATAGCTTTACTTAAATCCTGGGGATACAAGGAGGTAACTTGCATTTCTAAAACACTCATGTGTGGTGATACTGGAATGGGCGGAATGGCGGAGGTGGACACTATCGTTCAAACTATAATGAGATTGCTTAATCCTTGGGACCCATACTCGCCACCAGATCTACGTCTTTAG